In Pedobacter sp. SL55, the following proteins share a genomic window:
- a CDS encoding STN domain-containing protein codes for MKLTVLIIIVSCFHISAKSYSQSVSASGKNVSLAKALTLISEQSGHYLFYKHNEVKDAAPVTFNLKNVALATALKEILKDQPFTFSIEQKTIVVTKVKTTPAKSAAVFIDIKGKVLGENATPLPGAGIRVKNGNQTATTDANGNFSLANLPENAVLIVSYVGYVTQEVPVGNRSSITVNLVEEAANLNTLVVVGYGKQERKDVTGSISSIDSKKIKDQVVVSLDNAMAGQMAGVQVSQATGAPGGGSTVRIRGAGSLSAGNEPLYVVDGFPITNDYNQRNNPLATINPADIDNIQATKRCFGNSNLWF; via the coding sequence ATGAAACTTACGGTGTTGATTATTATTGTTAGCTGCTTCCATATTAGTGCGAAGAGCTATTCGCAAAGTGTTAGCGCATCAGGAAAAAACGTTTCGCTGGCCAAGGCCTTAACGCTTATTAGCGAGCAAAGTGGCCATTACCTTTTTTATAAACATAACGAGGTAAAGGATGCAGCACCCGTTACTTTTAATTTAAAAAATGTAGCGCTTGCTACAGCACTAAAAGAAATTTTAAAAGATCAACCTTTTACTTTTTCTATCGAACAAAAAACAATTGTGGTTACCAAGGTAAAAACAACGCCAGCCAAAAGCGCCGCTGTTTTTATCGATATTAAAGGAAAGGTGTTGGGAGAAAATGCTACTCCTTTGCCAGGTGCTGGTATTCGTGTGAAAAATGGTAACCAAACTGCTACTACAGATGCTAACGGTAACTTTAGCTTAGCTAATTTGCCAGAAAATGCAGTGCTAATTGTTAGTTATGTAGGTTACGTAACACAAGAAGTACCAGTAGGCAACAGATCTAGCATTACCGTTAACTTGGTAGAAGAAGCAGCTAACCTAAACACTTTGGTAGTAGTGGGTTATGGCAAGCAAGAACGTAAAGACGTTACGGGTTCTATCAGTTCTATCGATTCTAAAAAGATAAAAGACCAAGTGGTGGTAAGCTTAGATAATGCCATGGCCGGACAAATGGCTGGCGTACAAGTTTCGCAAGCTACTGGTGCGCCAGGCGGTGGTTCTACTGTTAGAATTAGAGGTGCAGGCTCGCTAAGTGCAGGTAATGAGCCATTGTACGTAGTAGATGGTTTCCCAATTACTAACGATTACAACCAAAGAAACAATCCATTAGCCACCATTAACCCAGCAGATATTGACAATATACAAGCTACTAAAAGATGCTTCGGCAACAGCAATTTATGGTTCTAG
- a CDS encoding SusC/RagA family TonB-linked outer membrane protein: MTIYKLLKDASATAIYGSRGSNGVVLITTKSGKSGASKIDFSLNTGVQQVEKTLDMLNAREYAIYMNEARNNAWVNSAPGRSASDPNSVRLLSTPAANRVFYVLPDAFSNPDALGEGTNWQDEIFRTAPMSNYQINFSGGNEKTKYFVSGGYLTQDGILLGTDLKRYSFRVNVESQVNKAVKVGANLTPTYNFSNQTLAEGNWQGGGIIQSALASNPLLSPYNADGSYTKITGQGIGLSEVDNAVKIAREYFHQQGNMRLLGTAFAEVSIINGLNFKSLVGADIRNFREHIFNPSIINPNSVNDTKLATANNNTIQSRNWLAEFTLNYNKKINKHAFDALVGYTIQKENIESASIAATNFPNDLVKTTNAAGTITSAPAPVEEWALLSYLARINYSFDNKYLLTATFRTDGSSRFGFDNRWGAFPSVSLGWRVSEENFMKNVNWLSDLKVKASYGITGNNFISNYGAIALTTADNYIFGASGGTVNNGIRLNNIGNSLLGWEKNKQLDLGLEFGVLQNRVFMSVDYYNKRTSDLLLSVPVPTLTGYTNALQNIGEIQNKGLEFTVTSRNLVKEFKWTTDFNLSTNNIKVLALGPDGSRILSRQTTFAAGNTHVTEVGGTPGAFFGYKVIGVYQNQNEVDTQPVIKNANGTTASRPGQLKFADVNGDGVITADDRTNIGSPFPDFTYGMTNSFSYKNFDFSFTLQGVQGFEAFNAARRFYGSYAGLNNSLRSAANGWKSEAEPGNGMVPQIDRNFASLGVASVINNATSAFVEDGSYLRVRNITLGYNLPASVAQKLKVANARFSFTVQNAFTFTNYEGYNPEVSVEGANPLMPGVDSGAYPLARTFMFGLNFGF; encoded by the coding sequence TTGACAATATACAAGCTACTAAAAGATGCTTCGGCAACAGCAATTTATGGTTCTAGAGGTTCTAATGGTGTGGTGCTTATTACCACAAAATCTGGAAAATCTGGAGCTTCTAAAATAGATTTTAGCTTAAACACTGGCGTGCAACAGGTAGAAAAAACCCTAGATATGTTAAATGCTAGAGAGTACGCTATTTATATGAATGAAGCTAGAAATAATGCATGGGTTAATTCTGCTCCTGGTAGATCGGCGTCAGATCCTAACTCGGTTCGTTTACTTTCTACACCTGCTGCAAATAGAGTATTTTACGTGCTTCCAGATGCATTTTCTAATCCCGATGCTTTGGGCGAAGGTACCAATTGGCAAGATGAAATTTTCAGAACTGCACCGATGAGCAATTACCAGATCAATTTTTCTGGCGGTAACGAAAAAACTAAATATTTTGTGTCTGGCGGTTATTTAACGCAAGATGGTATATTGTTAGGTACAGATTTGAAACGTTACTCTTTCCGAGTGAACGTAGAGTCGCAAGTAAATAAGGCGGTAAAAGTTGGAGCAAACTTAACCCCAACCTACAATTTTTCTAACCAAACTTTGGCCGAGGGTAACTGGCAAGGTGGTGGAATTATCCAATCGGCATTAGCTTCAAATCCGCTTTTATCTCCATACAACGCAGATGGTAGTTATACTAAAATAACAGGTCAGGGTATAGGTTTAAGTGAGGTAGATAATGCAGTTAAAATTGCTAGAGAATATTTTCATCAGCAGGGTAACATGAGGTTATTAGGAACTGCTTTCGCTGAGGTAAGCATCATCAATGGGTTAAATTTTAAATCTTTGGTAGGTGCAGATATCCGAAACTTTAGAGAGCATATCTTTAACCCATCTATTATTAACCCAAACAGTGTAAACGACACTAAATTGGCTACAGCCAACAACAATACTATCCAGTCGAGAAATTGGTTGGCAGAGTTTACGTTAAACTACAACAAGAAAATTAACAAACATGCTTTTGATGCTTTAGTTGGTTATACGATACAAAAAGAAAATATAGAATCTGCTTCTATCGCCGCTACCAACTTTCCAAACGATCTTGTAAAAACTACCAATGCAGCGGGTACCATTACCAGTGCGCCAGCACCGGTAGAAGAGTGGGCTTTGCTGTCTTACTTAGCTCGTATCAACTACAGTTTTGATAATAAGTATTTGCTAACCGCTACTTTTAGAACTGATGGTTCGTCTCGTTTCGGTTTCGATAACCGTTGGGGCGCTTTCCCTTCAGTATCATTAGGATGGAGGGTTTCTGAAGAAAACTTCATGAAGAATGTGAACTGGCTGTCTGATTTAAAAGTTAAAGCCAGCTACGGTATTACTGGAAATAACTTTATCAGTAACTACGGTGCCATTGCACTTACTACAGCCGATAACTACATTTTTGGTGCAAGTGGAGGTACAGTTAACAATGGTATTAGGCTAAATAATATTGGTAACAGCTTATTAGGCTGGGAAAAGAATAAGCAGTTAGACTTAGGTTTAGAGTTTGGCGTGTTGCAAAACAGAGTGTTCATGTCGGTAGATTACTACAACAAAAGAACTTCAGACTTATTATTGAGTGTTCCGGTACCAACCTTAACAGGATATACCAATGCGTTACAAAACATTGGCGAAATCCAGAACAAAGGTTTAGAATTTACAGTTACCAGCAGAAACTTGGTAAAAGAGTTTAAATGGACTACAGATTTTAACCTTTCTACTAACAATATCAAAGTATTGGCTTTAGGACCTGATGGTTCACGTATCTTATCAAGACAAACCACTTTCGCTGCAGGAAATACGCACGTTACCGAAGTTGGTGGTACGCCAGGCGCATTTTTTGGCTACAAAGTAATTGGTGTTTATCAAAATCAAAATGAAGTAGATACACAGCCTGTAATCAAAAATGCAAATGGTACTACGGCATCTAGACCAGGCCAGTTGAAATTTGCTGATGTTAATGGCGATGGTGTAATTACTGCCGATGATAGAACCAATATTGGAAGTCCGTTTCCTGATTTTACCTACGGTATGACCAATAGTTTCTCTTACAAAAACTTTGATTTTTCGTTTACGCTACAAGGTGTACAAGGTTTCGAAGCATTTAATGCAGCCAGAAGATTTTATGGAAGCTACGCGGGCTTAAACAACTCTTTACGCAGTGCGGCTAATGGTTGGAAATCTGAGGCTGAACCAGGTAATGGTATGGTTCCACAAATAGATAGAAATTTTGCTTCTTTAGGTGTAGCTTCGGTAATAAATAATGCTACCTCTGCATTTGTAGAAGACGGTTCTTATCTAAGAGTTAGAAACATTACCTTGGGTTACAACCTACCAGCTTCGGTAGCGCAAAAGCTAAAGGTGGCCAATGCTAGATTTAGCTTTACGGTACAAAATGCTTTCACATTTACCAACTACGAAGGTTACAACCCAGAAGTAAGCGTAGAAGGGGCAAACCCATTAATGCCAGGTGTTGATTCTGGTGCTTATCCGTTGGCCCGCACATTTATGTTCGGTTTAAATTTTGGATTTTAA
- a CDS encoding RagB/SusD family nutrient uptake outer membrane protein — MKNIKTIFAVGTIVLLSASGCKKDFLDRAPISQMNGNNFYKTADDMKAALASVYSGLQTGGMYYSSMHVIGEMRSDNTEITDPNAGADLLAIDRFENLPTTSISSTTWAGHYQAIQSANIVLDKIGAVNMDEGLKARYAAEAKFLRALMYFNLVRIFGDVPLVVKMINNPQEGYTYGRTPSADVYNQIITDLTEAETVLPHEFTGADIGRATKGAAAALLGKVYLTQRRWDLAAPQLKKVIDNVSLNKYQLMPTYAGVFGIANENNRESIFEVQFRKGSTGEGSPFTNQFAPIGSGTAVVSVGNPLGQNIPTADMNNAYEAGDLRKAASMRNSYTLGANTVQHNYIIKYAGVPAAYLDSDNNWIVLRYADVLLMYAEALNEQGYVADGPAFTYLNQIRNRAGLLPKTSNNADLTLRVADQAAFRLAIEQERRVELAFEGHRWFDLVRTNRALTVMASKGMQSHHVVFPIPQTQIDINPALIKQNPNYPN; from the coding sequence ATGAAAAATATAAAAACAATTTTTGCTGTAGGTACCATAGTGTTACTTTCGGCTAGTGGTTGTAAGAAAGACTTTTTAGATCGTGCTCCTATTTCTCAAATGAATGGGAACAACTTTTATAAAACTGCCGACGATATGAAAGCTGCACTCGCTTCTGTATATAGTGGCTTGCAAACGGGTGGTATGTACTACTCATCTATGCATGTGATTGGCGAAATGAGATCGGATAATACCGAAATCACAGATCCAAATGCAGGTGCCGACTTATTGGCCATAGATAGGTTCGAAAATTTACCTACAACCTCTATCAGTAGCACTACGTGGGCAGGTCATTACCAAGCTATTCAGTCGGCTAATATTGTGTTAGATAAAATAGGGGCTGTAAATATGGATGAAGGCTTAAAAGCAAGGTATGCTGCCGAGGCTAAATTTTTACGAGCGCTAATGTATTTTAACTTGGTACGCATTTTTGGCGATGTGCCATTGGTAGTAAAAATGATCAACAATCCGCAAGAAGGTTATACTTATGGCAGAACCCCAAGTGCCGATGTTTACAACCAAATCATCACTGATTTAACAGAAGCTGAGACCGTTTTGCCACACGAATTTACTGGAGCAGATATTGGTAGAGCTACAAAAGGCGCCGCGGCAGCTTTGTTAGGTAAAGTATATCTTACCCAGAGAAGATGGGATTTGGCTGCTCCTCAGTTGAAAAAGGTAATAGACAATGTGTCATTAAACAAATATCAATTAATGCCGACTTATGCAGGTGTTTTTGGTATCGCTAACGAGAACAACAGAGAATCTATCTTTGAAGTGCAGTTTAGGAAAGGCTCAACTGGCGAAGGCAGCCCGTTTACTAACCAATTTGCGCCAATAGGTTCAGGTACTGCGGTAGTAAGTGTAGGTAATCCATTAGGGCAAAACATCCCAACGGCAGATATGAATAATGCCTATGAGGCTGGCGATTTGAGAAAAGCCGCATCGATGAGGAACAGCTATACTTTAGGAGCCAACACCGTACAACACAATTACATTATCAAATATGCAGGTGTTCCAGCAGCCTATTTAGATAGCGATAACAACTGGATTGTATTAAGATATGCTGATGTGTTGTTGATGTATGCCGAAGCCTTAAATGAGCAGGGTTACGTAGCAGATGGACCAGCGTTTACCTACTTAAATCAAATTAGAAATAGGGCAGGCTTATTGCCTAAAACCAGTAATAACGCTGATTTAACATTGCGTGTAGCAGACCAAGCGGCTTTCCGTTTGGCCATAGAGCAAGAGCGTAGAGTAGAATTAGCTTTTGAAGGGCATCGTTGGTTTGATTTGGTACGTACCAACAGAGCACTTACTGTAATGGCTTCAAAGGGTATGCAGTCGCACCATGTGGTTTTTCCAATTCCCCAAACACAGATTGATATTAACCCTGCTTTAATTAAGCAAAACCCAAATTATCCTAACTAA
- a CDS encoding BNR-4 repeat-containing protein produces MKEGENGLNYRTNLYYIQTKDFGKTWENVNGKKVQLPLTQIQNEALVKDYHSLGLNVYINDVAYDKQGHPIILFITSKGYQAGPENAPYTWHTARFTGSDWEILPVTTSDNNYDMGSLMVDQKGNWTIVGPTNTGPQAFNTGGEMVMWTSNNQGKSWKSKTLTSNSIYNHSYARKPVNVHDGFFAFWADGHGRKRSISHLYFSDKKGNVYQLPDQMTADMMKPVKLKKSAK; encoded by the coding sequence GTGAAAGAAGGCGAAAACGGACTGAACTATAGAACCAATTTATATTACATCCAAACCAAAGATTTTGGCAAAACTTGGGAGAATGTAAACGGTAAAAAAGTGCAGCTACCGCTAACTCAAATTCAAAACGAAGCATTAGTGAAAGATTATCATTCGCTAGGTTTAAACGTTTACATTAACGATGTGGCTTATGATAAGCAAGGTCATCCTATCATTTTATTTATTACCAGTAAAGGTTACCAAGCTGGGCCAGAAAATGCGCCATACACTTGGCATACCGCTAGGTTTACGGGCTCAGATTGGGAAATATTGCCTGTAACTACTTCAGATAATAATTACGATATGGGTTCTTTAATGGTAGATCAAAAAGGTAATTGGACCATTGTTGGCCCAACCAACACCGGGCCGCAAGCTTTTAACACTGGGGGCGAAATGGTCATGTGGACCAGCAATAACCAAGGTAAGAGCTGGAAGTCGAAAACACTTACATCAAACAGTATCTACAACCATTCGTATGCAAGGAAACCTGTAAACGTACATGATGGTTTCTTCGCCTTTTGGGCCGATGGACATGGCAGAAAACGATCTATATCTCATTTATATTTCTCGGATAAAAAAGGAAACGTTTATCAGTTGCCAGACCAAATGACTGCCGATATGATGAAACCCGTTAAACTAAAAAAGTCGGCTAAATAA
- a CDS encoding divalent metal cation transporter yields the protein MPAFNFLSNEEAAAVLTYIRQNWGNKASAITPSQIKKTVDQMANSNKLISLLKGLGPGIITAALVFGPSKMTITSRLGADFGYSMLWIVVVAIFFMLAFTNMGARIGLSSNESLLMQIRLKWGKGAAVAIGLGVFLVTTSFQAGNSIGVGIAIAEASGTPVWLWVVLFNIVGIALLFLGVFTKC from the coding sequence ATGCCTGCATTTAACTTTTTAAGCAACGAAGAAGCTGCTGCCGTGCTTACCTACATTCGTCAAAACTGGGGAAACAAGGCCAGCGCCATTACACCTTCACAAATCAAAAAAACAGTAGATCAAATGGCAAATTCAAATAAACTGATATCCTTATTAAAAGGTTTAGGGCCAGGTATCATTACGGCCGCCTTGGTTTTTGGTCCAAGTAAAATGACCATTACGTCACGCTTAGGCGCCGATTTTGGTTACTCCATGTTGTGGATTGTGGTTGTAGCCATCTTTTTTATGCTGGCTTTTACCAATATGGGCGCTCGCATTGGTCTAAGCAGTAACGAAAGTTTGCTCATGCAAATTCGCCTAAAATGGGGCAAAGGTGCTGCCGTAGCTATAGGCTTGGGTGTGTTTTTAGTAACTACATCTTTTCAAGCAGGTAACTCTATAGGTGTGGGCATTGCCATAGCCGAGGCCAGCGGTACACCAGTTTGGCTTTGGGTAGTGTTGTTCAACATAGTTGGCATTGCCTTGCTTTTTTTAGGAGTTTTTACAAAGTGCTAG
- a CDS encoding NRAMP family divalent metal transporter, translating into MLERLMIALVAVMLIAFVTTLFLAKPSVSGIAQGFVPSYNPSASVLLIAFVASCFSIVGAFYQSYLMQERKKLGAQVTNKSTTGILILGFMSAVVIICAAAVLHPQGIKVNSASEMSKALQPLFGEYAADLFLVGLFGASFSSLVGNATVGGSLLGDAFGYGSQLSAKMVRLFIALVMVCGATIALLFGKLPLELIIFAQSVTIFLVPFIGYAMYQIANDEKVMGARKNSPYVKIVGAIGLVLLVALAAWNFYNMFIQ; encoded by the coding sequence GTGCTAGAAAGGTTAATGATTGCTTTGGTAGCAGTAATGCTCATTGCTTTTGTAACTACACTTTTTTTAGCTAAACCATCTGTTTCGGGTATTGCACAAGGTTTTGTGCCCAGTTATAATCCAAGCGCTTCGGTGTTATTAATTGCTTTTGTAGCCTCATGCTTTTCCATTGTGGGGGCTTTTTATCAATCGTATTTAATGCAAGAGCGTAAAAAATTAGGTGCCCAAGTGACCAACAAAAGCACAACAGGTATCCTGATTTTGGGTTTTATGAGCGCAGTGGTCATTATTTGTGCTGCTGCGGTATTGCATCCGCAAGGCATTAAGGTAAACAGTGCTTCAGAAATGTCAAAAGCGTTACAGCCTTTGTTTGGCGAATATGCGGCTGATTTGTTTCTAGTTGGGCTTTTTGGGGCTTCGTTTTCCTCATTAGTAGGTAATGCAACGGTTGGCGGTAGCTTATTGGGCGATGCCTTTGGCTATGGCAGTCAGTTGAGTGCTAAAATGGTAAGGTTATTTATTGCCTTGGTAATGGTTTGCGGTGCTACCATCGCTTTGTTATTCGGGAAATTGCCTTTAGAACTCATCATTTTCGCTCAAAGCGTAACCATATTCTTGGTGCCTTTTATCGGCTATGCCATGTATCAAATAGCTAACGACGAGAAAGTTATGGGCGCTCGAAAAAACAGCCCTTATGTAAAAATAGTAGGAGCCATTGGCTTGGTGTTGTTAGTAGCATTGGCTGCATGGAACTTCTACAATATGTTTATTCAATAA
- a CDS encoding NAD-dependent epimerase/dehydratase family protein has protein sequence MEDLKALEERYTRPSEALIADVKKIKGDIVLLGIGGKMGPSMGKLLVDALREAGMPNRVIGVSRFSNQQAKEELLAVGIEVIACDLLNDEELFALPDAPNVIYLAGNKFGTTGKENFTWAMNAYLPGRVAEKYKNSNIVVFSSGNVLPFVPVTSGGVSEETTPEPIGEYAQSCLGRERIFEYFAHKNQTPTLIYRLNYAVDFRYGVVMEIAKSILAGKEIDLSTENVNVIWQGDANEIAIRSLLHCTAPAKILNVTGPEILSIRWIAQQFADIFNIEPKFVNEPVGTALLNNASECHRIFGYPKVTIREIIDITATWLSNGGDEFGKATHFQERGGKF, from the coding sequence ATGGAAGATTTAAAAGCGCTTGAAGAAAGATATACACGTCCTTCGGAAGCTCTTATAGCAGACGTAAAGAAAATTAAGGGCGATATTGTATTGCTTGGTATTGGTGGTAAAATGGGGCCAAGTATGGGCAAGTTATTGGTAGATGCTTTGCGTGAAGCAGGAATGCCTAATCGTGTAATTGGTGTATCTCGCTTCTCTAACCAACAAGCCAAAGAAGAACTTCTGGCAGTAGGCATAGAAGTAATTGCCTGCGATTTATTAAATGATGAAGAACTTTTTGCTTTGCCAGATGCGCCAAACGTGATTTATTTGGCGGGCAACAAATTCGGTACTACTGGCAAAGAAAACTTTACTTGGGCAATGAATGCTTATTTACCGGGCAGGGTTGCAGAGAAGTACAAAAATTCTAATATTGTGGTGTTCTCTTCGGGTAACGTGTTGCCTTTTGTGCCAGTAACTTCGGGTGGCGTATCAGAAGAAACTACACCAGAGCCAATTGGCGAGTATGCACAATCTTGTTTGGGCAGAGAACGTATTTTCGAGTATTTTGCTCATAAAAATCAAACCCCAACCTTAATTTACAGGTTAAATTACGCGGTAGATTTTAGATATGGTGTAGTGATGGAAATAGCTAAATCTATTTTAGCTGGTAAGGAAATTGATTTAAGTACCGAAAACGTAAATGTAATTTGGCAGGGCGATGCCAACGAAATTGCCATCCGTTCGTTGTTACATTGTACGGCTCCGGCTAAAATCTTAAACGTAACCGGTCCCGAAATTCTTTCCATCCGTTGGATTGCACAGCAGTTTGCCGACATTTTTAATATCGAGCCAAAATTTGTAAACGAACCTGTAGGTACGGCATTGTTAAATAATGCTTCAGAGTGTCATCGCATTTTTGGTTATCCAAAAGTTACCATCAGAGAAATTATAGACATTACCGCTACGTGGCTAAGCAATGGTGGCGATGAATTTGGTAAAGCAACACATTTTCAAGAAAGAGGAGGGAAATTCTAA
- a CDS encoding dihydrodipicolinate synthase family protein, with translation MKLSNELYQHLQQGTVIPAHPLALTSERKIDEQMQRQLTRYYIESGAGGMAVAVHSTQFEIRDPEVNLFETVLQWAAEEVSKANLQRPFLKVAGICGPTEQALKEAKIASGLGYDMGLLSMGGLQGWSEAQILDRVREVAQVIPVFGFYLQPSVGGRIFSYDFWLQFAEIENVLAIKCASFNRYQTLDVVRAVCNSSRRDEIALYTGNDDNIVADLLTPYRFTVNGKQVEKGFVGGLLGHWAVWTQKAVTLMEEIKAYRNKPTATQFNDLMSRGVEITDVNAALFDPANHFHGCIPGIHEMLRKQGLLKGIWCLNPNEQLSVGQLEEIERVHQDYPHLNDDEFVGIF, from the coding sequence ATGAAATTAAGTAACGAATTATATCAGCATTTACAACAGGGAACGGTAATTCCAGCGCATCCTTTGGCATTAACCTCAGAAAGAAAGATAGATGAACAAATGCAGCGCCAGTTGACCAGGTACTACATAGAAAGTGGCGCTGGCGGTATGGCGGTTGCGGTACATTCTACGCAATTCGAAATCCGTGATCCAGAAGTAAATTTGTTTGAAACCGTATTGCAATGGGCTGCCGAAGAAGTAAGCAAAGCGAATTTACAACGTCCGTTTTTAAAGGTGGCTGGTATTTGTGGTCCTACTGAACAAGCGCTTAAGGAAGCTAAAATTGCATCGGGTTTAGGCTATGATATGGGTTTGCTAAGTATGGGCGGTTTGCAAGGCTGGAGCGAAGCACAAATTTTAGATAGGGTTAGGGAAGTGGCGCAGGTTATTCCAGTATTTGGGTTTTATTTACAGCCATCGGTAGGTGGCCGTATTTTTAGCTACGATTTTTGGCTGCAATTTGCGGAGATTGAAAACGTATTGGCCATCAAATGTGCATCGTTTAATCGCTACCAAACTTTAGATGTAGTAAGAGCAGTTTGCAACAGCAGCAGACGTGATGAAATTGCACTTTACACTGGTAATGATGATAATATTGTGGCCGATCTGTTAACTCCTTATCGTTTTACCGTAAATGGAAAGCAGGTAGAAAAGGGTTTTGTAGGTGGTTTGTTGGGTCATTGGGCAGTTTGGACACAAAAAGCAGTAACTTTAATGGAAGAGATAAAAGCTTACCGCAACAAGCCAACGGCTACCCAATTTAATGATTTGATGAGCCGTGGTGTAGAAATTACCGATGTAAATGCCGCGTTGTTCGATCCTGCAAATCATTTCCATGGTTGTATTCCGGGCATTCACGAAATGTTACGCAAGCAAGGTTTGTTAAAAGGCATTTGGTGCTTAAACCCTAACGAGCAGCTTTCTGTTGGTCAATTAGAAGAAATTGAACGTGTGCATCAAGATTATCCACACCTAAATGATGATGAATTTGTGGGCATTTTTTAG